From Kryptolebias marmoratus isolate JLee-2015 linkage group LG15, ASM164957v2, whole genome shotgun sequence, a single genomic window includes:
- the swap70a gene encoding switch-associated protein 70: MWLREELLKAVWHAFTALDLDHRGKVSKSQLKVLSYNLCTVMKIPHDPVTFEEHFKDNNEGPLSNEGYMPYLNRYILDKVCEDFDVIEFYRMCWTLCYKKNIHIQRLIISDNSAFKVWCIFNFLSEDKYPLIIVIEEVEYLLRKLSEAMGMGWSEERFSDYKLNWNTKNCLTVWGLIELVGLIYFSKGVERQTLSMGINEVFSELILDILKQGYMIKKGHKRKNWTERWFVLRPTSLSYYICEDLTEKKGDIILDQSCCVESLVDKDGRKNLFIIKCADKSFEISASDKKKKQEWIQAIQTCIQLLRLGLLSPHREARLRRRELRQKQQVEEEDLAERMKSLQAANENKQRELEDMRLKMEEAAAKATLEELRRKKTRSDLQDRYRLDLEREKMMRQQMEEQVAQKSSELEQYLQRVRELEEMYHRLEEALEDERQTKQDEEDMRKLQARLLEEEAAKRAELEQIFLQQQRALSQTEAEKEELRAERLAKERDLDAATQQLERLERERQGAVEQYQEMSRKLERAANKTKTWKDKVAQHEGLVRLIQPGHKGPPRITNWGPASFTDVELELRKKSWQESKNQGAQGQ, translated from the exons ATGTGGCTCcgggaggagctgctgaaggcCGTGTGGCATGCCTTCACAGCCCTGGACTTGGATCATCGAGGGAAAGTGTCCAAATCTCAGCTAAAG GTGTTGTCCTATAACCTGTGCACAGTGATGAAGATCCCTCATGACCCCGTGACCTTTGAGGAGCATTTCAAAGACAATAATGAGGGGCCTCTGTCTAACGAGGGCTACATGCCGTACCTCAACAGGTACATCCTCGACAAG GTGTGCGAGGACTTCGACGTGATCGAGTTCTACCGGATGTGCTGGACGCTGTGTTACAAGAAGAACATACACATCCAGCGCCTCATCATCTCCGACAACTCCGCCTTCAAAGTCTGGTGCATTTTCAACTTCCTGTCCGAGGACAAATACCCGCTCATCATCGTCATCGAAGAG GTGGAGTATTTACTGCGAAAGCTGTCGGAGGCCATGGGGATGGGATGGAGCGAGGAGAGGTTTTCAGATTACAAACTGAACTGGAACACAAAGAACTGCCTGACCGTCTGGGGGCTGATCGAACTGGTGGGACTCATCTACTTCAGCAAAGGCGTGGAGCGGCAGACGCTGTCCATGGGCATCAACGAGGTGTTTTCAGAGCTCATTCTGGACATCCTCAAGCAG GGTTACATGATAAAAAAAGGCCACAAGAGGAAGAACTGGACCGAGCGCTGGTTCGTCCTTCGACCCACCTCGCTGTCGTACTACATCTGTGAGGACCTGACGGAGAAGAAGGGAGACATCATTCTGGACCAGAGCTGCTGTGTGGAG TCTTTGGTGGATAAAGACGGGAGGAAAAACCTTTTCATCATCAAGTGCGCAGATAAAAGCTTCGAGATCAGCGCGTCggataaaaagaagaagcaggaatGGATTCAAG CGATACAGACGTGCATCCAGCTGCTGAGGCTGGGGCTGCTGTCTCCTCACCGCGAGGCCCGGCTGAGGCGCCGGGAGCTCCGGCAGaagcagcaggtggaggaggaggacctggCAGAGAGGATGAAGAGTCTTCAGGCGGCCAATGAGAACAAGCAGAGGGAGCTGGAGGACATGAGGCTG AAAATGGAAGAGGCTGCAGCCAAGGCGACGCTGGAGGAGCTCAGGAGGAAGAAGACTCGCTCGGACCTGCAGGATCGCTACAGGCTGGACttggagagagagaaaatg ATGCGGCAGCAGATGGAGGAGCAGGTGGCTCAGAAGTCCAGTGAGCTGGAGCAGTACCTGCAGAGAGTCCGAGAGCTGGAGGAGATGTACCACCGACTGGAGGAGGCCTTGGAGGACGAGAGGCAGACCAAGCAGGACGAGGAGGACATGCGAAAACTGCAGGCCAG gctgctggaggaggaggcagcGAAGCGCGCAGAGCTGGAGCAGatcttcctgcagcagcagagggcGCTGTCTCAGACCGAGGCGGagaaggaggagctgagggcCGAGCGGCTGGCCAAGGAGCGAGACCTGGACGCAGCGACGCAGCAGCTGGAGCGGCTGGAGAGGGAGCGGcagggcgctgtggagcagtacCAG GAGATGTCGAGGAAGCTGGAGCGAGCAGCGAATAAAACCAAGACGTGGAAAGATAAAGTGGCCCAACACGAGGGTCTGGTGCGTCTCATCCAGCCAG gtcATAAAGGGCCTCCGAGGATCACTAATTGGGGTCCGGCGTCGTTCACCGACGTGGAGCTGGAGCTGAGGAAGAAGTCATGGCAGGAGAGTAAAAACCAGGGAGCTCAGGGTCAGTGA